In the Arthrobacter sp. 31Y genome, one interval contains:
- a CDS encoding GAF and ANTAR domain-containing protein yields MKPVSMVSFGRSLPRLLLESGCDGELLNGLATVVAQAVSANSSTPVDCAIFLRQPKRAVPYGASSLEARTVGRLEQESGYGPCSEALLRGITVIEVNLLAGTRWPTMTEGFRDARYHSVLCVPVELPSGAAAVFALFSRDAENFDAAFFAVVDEAVAECSDILQLTVKHLAMQHHIQDLTAAMETRSVIDTACGVIMAQNRCSHEAAFELLIKASNNRNEKLHAVALRILRCSSATVGTHQFDP; encoded by the coding sequence ATGAAACCCGTGTCGATGGTGTCTTTTGGACGGAGCCTGCCGCGATTGTTGCTGGAATCGGGCTGCGACGGGGAGCTGCTGAACGGGTTAGCCACGGTAGTAGCGCAAGCTGTTAGCGCGAATTCCAGTACGCCTGTGGACTGTGCCATCTTCCTGCGTCAGCCGAAGCGGGCGGTTCCTTACGGTGCGAGCAGTCTCGAGGCCAGGACTGTGGGCCGACTTGAGCAGGAGTCCGGTTACGGGCCTTGCAGTGAGGCTCTCCTGCGGGGTATTACCGTCATTGAAGTCAATCTTTTGGCCGGTACCCGGTGGCCCACTATGACGGAAGGGTTCCGTGATGCCAGGTATCACTCGGTTTTATGTGTACCAGTGGAGCTTCCAAGCGGGGCCGCCGCCGTTTTTGCGCTCTTTTCCCGCGACGCGGAGAACTTCGACGCCGCCTTCTTCGCTGTAGTTGATGAAGCTGTCGCCGAATGCTCGGACATTCTGCAGCTGACAGTAAAACATCTGGCGATGCAGCATCACATCCAAGACCTGACCGCAGCCATGGAAACCCGGTCGGTTATTGATACCGCTTGTGGGGTGATCATGGCGCAGAACCGCTGCTCGCACGAAGCGGCGTTCGAGCTTTTGATCAAGGCCTCGAACAACCGAAATGAAAAGCTTCACGCGGTCGCACTCCGTATTCTTCGGTGCAGTTCAGCAACAGTGGGAACCCATCAGTTCGACCCATAA
- a CDS encoding HEPN domain-containing protein — protein sequence MENKIYVGTWWLPDAPEKRIGGILTVDPSGSCELQLTGSLMVNPLWTPAMDEGPQAEVSPVVHGETAAEKFTILHPYVAGGGVGSPFEDQPQQLTPQVVLRGIHLTSADENVFNGLEIEIDNLTAWSSLTGFTSTVNTKAMLGEAADYWVKYQLARPPAPGEVGALGGFDVELKWQSTFNPHVTQTHAGRQLKASELVKAKFQSETPVPWDSFLDVIKSFQDLLTFATRHPCAIRSCHLIASNEAIRTSGPIELIRSAFVEPKADAEAKWNKFLFRVSDVSFGELLGKWDKLRSDIDMGIHVLLGLDYESGGYLENKIMNAASAAESIHRGLHPKATGLPVEEYKASLLTIKEALEGDANSQWFLGRLGNDPGFMDRMRQLAGIPSHEAVLALLCDIDQWAKWLRDARNAIAHLEGKALAKIPQEARYQISTATKALLHLVFLAELGLSPEIQIRAVNMVYGGQTEGFRRAVRTRIAQKRTM from the coding sequence GTGGAAAACAAAATATACGTGGGAACTTGGTGGTTGCCGGACGCACCGGAGAAGCGCATTGGTGGGATACTCACTGTTGATCCCTCGGGATCGTGTGAGTTGCAACTAACCGGAAGCTTGATGGTCAATCCTCTATGGACCCCCGCCATGGATGAGGGACCTCAAGCTGAGGTAAGTCCCGTTGTCCACGGGGAGACCGCCGCTGAAAAATTTACCATTCTCCACCCATACGTCGCGGGAGGAGGAGTCGGTTCTCCGTTTGAAGACCAGCCACAGCAACTCACGCCCCAGGTTGTTCTTCGGGGCATCCACCTGACTTCCGCCGACGAGAACGTGTTCAACGGGCTGGAAATCGAAATAGATAACCTGACCGCCTGGTCCTCTCTAACCGGGTTTACGTCCACGGTGAACACCAAGGCGATGTTGGGCGAGGCGGCTGACTATTGGGTGAAGTATCAACTCGCACGTCCACCAGCGCCAGGTGAGGTGGGGGCTCTTGGCGGATTCGACGTAGAACTCAAATGGCAGAGTACGTTCAACCCTCACGTCACCCAAACACATGCAGGTCGCCAACTTAAGGCGTCTGAGCTTGTCAAGGCGAAATTCCAGAGCGAGACCCCGGTGCCCTGGGATTCATTCCTCGACGTCATCAAGTCATTTCAGGACCTGCTGACGTTTGCGACGCGGCACCCGTGTGCTATCCGCTCATGCCATCTCATCGCTTCCAACGAGGCCATCCGAACATCGGGCCCGATAGAACTGATTCGGTCCGCGTTCGTGGAACCCAAAGCCGACGCGGAAGCCAAGTGGAACAAGTTCCTCTTCCGTGTCAGCGATGTCTCCTTCGGGGAATTGCTTGGCAAGTGGGACAAACTGCGTTCTGACATCGACATGGGCATCCACGTCCTGCTGGGTCTTGATTACGAAAGTGGCGGTTATCTAGAGAACAAGATCATGAATGCAGCGTCAGCGGCCGAGAGCATCCACCGAGGTCTACATCCAAAGGCTACGGGTCTGCCGGTCGAGGAATACAAAGCTTCCCTCCTCACAATTAAGGAAGCCCTCGAAGGGGATGCGAACAGCCAGTGGTTCCTCGGGAGGCTTGGTAACGACCCCGGATTTATGGATCGCATGCGTCAACTAGCCGGGATCCCATCCCACGAAGCCGTGCTCGCCCTCCTCTGCGACATCGATCAATGGGCGAAATGGCTCAGAGACGCCCGCAACGCCATCGCCCACCTCGAGGGGAAAGCACTCGCCAAGATCCCCCAAGAAGCTCGCTACCAGATATCCACTGCCACAAAAGCGTTGCTGCATCTCGTTTTTCTTGCCGAGCTCGGTCTTTCCCCCGAGATCCAAATAAGAGCAGTGAACATGGTTTATGGAGGGCAGACAGAAGGCTTCCGCCGGGCTGTGCGAACCAGAATCGCGCAGAAGCGAACGATGTAA
- a CDS encoding FCD domain-containing protein translates to MPASKDLNHDFHLEIARLAQNPVPTSMLEPIGVRLRWHFAQDRDHLKDLAGHEALFDAVANHNGELAGELAARHIHE, encoded by the coding sequence CTGCCAGCCTCCAAGGACCTAAACCATGATTTCCATCTGGAAATTGCCCGCCTGGCACAAAACCCTGTGCCGACATCAATGCTCGAACCCATCGGTGTCCGACTGCGATGGCACTTTGCCCAAGACCGTGACCACCTTAAGGACCTCGCCGGGCACGAGGCACTATTCGACGCAGTAGCCAACCACAACGGCGAACTCGCAGGAGAACTCGCCGCCCGACACATCCACGAATAA
- a CDS encoding GntR family transcriptional regulator, whose protein sequence is MADELLPILEGDLRLLRNQVRDSLCNGIVSRKLTAGARLREMDLANQLGVSRVPAREAIRMLDVEGLDSTVARGGVFVASLSLKDVQDFFDIREALEALVAKLEAERITAADERRIRAQLEDVRHLH, encoded by the coding sequence TTGGCCGATGAACTACTGCCAATCCTTGAGGGAGATCTCCGCCTTCTCCGCAACCAAGTCCGCGATTCGTTGTGCAACGGCATCGTATCCCGAAAGCTCACGGCCGGCGCCCGCCTACGGGAGATGGATCTGGCAAACCAACTTGGTGTGTCCCGCGTCCCGGCGCGGGAAGCCATACGCATGCTCGACGTCGAAGGACTGGACTCCACCGTCGCACGCGGCGGAGTTTTTGTCGCGAGCCTTAGCCTCAAAGATGTTCAGGATTTCTTTGACATCCGTGAGGCACTGGAAGCGCTCGTGGCCAAACTCGAGGCCGAGAGAATAACCGCCGCGGACGAACGTCGGATCCGTGCACAGCTTGAAGACGTCCGGCACCTTCACTAG
- a CDS encoding DUF6119 family protein has protein sequence MDDELANGGNVAVDKQPAKLRFNCYLLRDGLQNVETALRAKYRPSGNSALQRIEGSLGAPEGAIAYLGTPTERTPKWAEELDALFPGVAQITNKSNRLIIFLPVATRWFAICFGYGSGALEWEVVEGNFGLRLAARRFQPDDVTEFRSRRIDASARTQSVQVPVGTDLKEMGVELEGEFVRKLSGRLESQGIDDLSGAVVAGDSIAFKAGTDLHAVQTVLQQMLISVTDSSAREQFQFVDSLEPLRTSEQITKDLEARLAYEVLEHELEDGSATHLSKQVLEFAPPDDVRIDEVEEITVNFSGKAVTMTEFTLSALRSALTEVGVRRGVSYLKSVRLIARSADGDERSQLLPLRNWLIFEVGDASVRYVLTLGRWFRLQEAYTTKLNADLKKIDDVSNDLNLPDTTPKEYEGVYNARAAEERSELLLMDTVPVMTEDGTIVEACDLLHIDGHLIHVKRYNGSQTLSHLFSQGAVSAELLNEDAAMKADFVRQVSLRDQAFQATGTAAPVTVTYAIAIKDSYDLPLDLPTFSKVNLRDFAKRLRRMKVHPTVARIRVIS, from the coding sequence TTGGACGACGAACTAGCCAATGGGGGAAATGTGGCCGTGGATAAGCAACCAGCGAAGCTCCGGTTCAATTGCTATCTACTGCGCGACGGCCTCCAGAATGTCGAGACGGCGTTACGCGCAAAGTATCGTCCTTCCGGCAATTCTGCGCTTCAAAGGATCGAAGGCTCCCTCGGTGCACCAGAAGGTGCCATCGCCTACCTTGGAACACCAACGGAGCGAACGCCGAAGTGGGCTGAAGAGCTTGACGCCCTGTTCCCGGGCGTGGCTCAAATTACGAACAAGTCTAACCGGCTGATCATCTTCCTGCCCGTGGCTACAAGGTGGTTCGCAATCTGTTTCGGCTACGGATCAGGTGCACTGGAGTGGGAGGTGGTGGAAGGCAACTTCGGGCTGCGCCTCGCAGCCCGGCGATTCCAACCAGACGATGTCACCGAGTTCCGTAGTCGCCGCATAGACGCCTCCGCTCGCACTCAATCAGTCCAAGTTCCAGTCGGCACGGACCTCAAGGAGATGGGCGTGGAACTGGAGGGTGAATTCGTTCGCAAACTGTCCGGCCGACTCGAATCTCAGGGCATTGATGACTTGAGCGGGGCTGTTGTGGCGGGTGATTCCATCGCGTTCAAGGCCGGGACGGATTTACATGCGGTCCAAACGGTCCTCCAACAGATGCTCATCAGCGTCACCGATTCCTCGGCCCGCGAGCAATTCCAGTTCGTAGATTCACTGGAACCCCTGCGAACGAGCGAGCAGATCACTAAGGACTTAGAGGCCCGCTTGGCCTACGAAGTTCTTGAACATGAATTGGAAGACGGAAGCGCCACTCACCTGAGTAAGCAAGTCTTGGAATTCGCACCACCGGATGACGTACGCATCGATGAAGTCGAAGAAATCACCGTCAACTTTAGTGGAAAAGCGGTAACGATGACGGAGTTCACGTTGAGTGCGCTCCGGTCAGCGCTTACGGAGGTGGGTGTTCGCCGCGGAGTCAGCTACCTCAAGAGTGTCCGCCTGATCGCCCGGAGTGCAGACGGTGACGAACGCAGCCAGCTTCTCCCACTTAGAAACTGGCTGATATTCGAAGTCGGGGACGCCTCAGTCAGATACGTGCTTACCCTTGGTCGCTGGTTCCGCCTCCAAGAGGCTTACACCACAAAACTGAACGCCGATCTGAAGAAGATCGACGACGTCAGTAATGACCTGAACTTACCGGATACGACTCCAAAGGAATACGAGGGCGTCTACAACGCGCGTGCAGCGGAGGAGCGATCAGAGCTGCTATTGATGGATACAGTGCCTGTTATGACGGAAGACGGAACCATCGTCGAAGCCTGCGATCTTCTCCATATTGATGGACACCTCATTCATGTGAAGCGATACAACGGCAGCCAAACGCTCAGCCATCTGTTTTCCCAAGGAGCTGTATCAGCAGAGCTTCTCAATGAAGATGCAGCGATGAAGGCCGACTTCGTTCGCCAGGTCTCACTCCGCGACCAGGCTTTTCAAGCAACTGGCACGGCAGCGCCAGTGACGGTAACTTACGCCATCGCAATCAAAGACAGCTACGATTTACCGCTTGACTTGCCGACCTTTAGCAAAGTCAACCTCCGCGATTTTGCTAAACGGCTTCGACGTATGAAGGTTCATCCTACGGTCGCACGCATACGGGTCATCTCGTAA
- a CDS encoding DUF4192 family protein: MTLPAAPYKVEDATAVGRYMEAITTRPPAAAMGEAHRLWTGMLTTKDYPTDQEVLKLIAYFQFPHIRDQLMADIPGIDEAPERILFAQTSTAPNWSRIESARDLLLHTYTRTSPEHAAPILTTIGYINWWEGRGSKAHQYLQLALDTDPGYRFARLTDHMLGTGIIAGWNTNKNTAYRNNINMP; the protein is encoded by the coding sequence GTGACTCTCCCGGCGGCGCCCTACAAAGTGGAGGACGCGACCGCCGTCGGACGCTACATGGAAGCCATCACGACCCGCCCGCCGGCGGCAGCGATGGGAGAGGCGCATCGGCTCTGGACCGGAATGCTCACCACTAAGGATTACCCCACCGATCAGGAGGTCCTGAAGCTCATCGCGTACTTCCAATTCCCGCATATCCGCGACCAGCTCATGGCCGACATCCCTGGCATCGACGAAGCACCCGAGCGGATCCTCTTCGCCCAAACCTCCACAGCACCGAACTGGTCCAGGATCGAATCGGCCCGTGACCTGCTCCTCCACACATACACGCGTACCAGCCCCGAACACGCAGCCCCCATCCTCACCACCATCGGCTACATCAACTGGTGGGAAGGCAGAGGCTCCAAAGCCCACCAATACCTCCAACTAGCCCTCGACACCGACCCCGGCTACCGCTTCGCACGCCTCACCGACCACATGCTCGGCACCGGCATCATCGCAGGCTGGAACACCAACAAAAACACCGCCTACCGAAACAACATCAACATGCCATGA
- a CDS encoding DUF4192 family protein has protein sequence MSALTIKDPADLLSFIGHTIGFWSTESLVCITLDKDNVGATLRIDLPQQPGYEVHFAQTVAAYLTTDEQANGIIFALYTTEQPAPGEARPHRATIAALTGALAREGITMRDGIYVNDTTHSPPTTPAPVRTSPSRSAPPNTQGSTPNSSTAAAPSHPPTK, from the coding sequence ATGAGCGCGCTCACCATCAAAGACCCCGCCGACCTGCTCAGCTTCATCGGCCACACCATCGGCTTCTGGTCAACAGAAAGCCTCGTCTGCATCACCCTGGACAAAGACAATGTCGGCGCCACTCTCCGCATCGACCTCCCCCAACAACCAGGCTACGAGGTCCACTTCGCCCAAACCGTCGCCGCTTACCTCACCACAGACGAACAAGCCAACGGCATCATCTTCGCCCTCTACACCACCGAACAACCAGCGCCAGGCGAAGCACGGCCGCACCGGGCCACCATCGCAGCCCTCACCGGCGCTCTCGCAAGAGAAGGCATCACCATGCGTGACGGCATCTACGTCAACGACACCACCCACTCCCCCCCTACGACACCCGCCCCGGTGAGAACATCGCCATCCCGATCAGCTCCACCGAATACTCAAGGGTCAACGCCGAATTCATCTACCGCGGCAGCACCATCGCACCCACCAACCAAGTGA